In Symphalangus syndactylus isolate Jambi chromosome 6, NHGRI_mSymSyn1-v2.1_pri, whole genome shotgun sequence, a genomic segment contains:
- the LOC129485428 gene encoding large ribosomal subunit protein eL18-like → MTYFEESSRASGTALALGCSEFTGQMRNSYPCTREKITTHKTEGAIMGVDICPTRTHRFSTRSPRARILVYLRLLVKLYMFLFRQNNSTFNQVVLKRLFMSHTNRPPLSLSQMIQKIKLSDRENRKDVAVEPTTSGHMGTITDDVRVQEVPKLKVCALRMTSRARSGILGAGGKILTFDQLAADAPKGCGTVLLSGPRKGREVYRHFGKAPGTPHSHNKPYSHTKPYIHSKGWKFECTRGLLASQGYKN, encoded by the exons ATGACATATTTTGAGGAATCTTCAAGAGCATCAGGAACAGCCCTCGCACTGGGGTGTTCAGAGT ttacaGGGCAAATGAGAAACTCCTATCCGTGCACAAGGGAAAAAATAACAACACACAAAACAGAAGGCGCCATCATGGGAGTTGACATCTGCCCAACAAGAACCCATAGGTTCAGCACAAGGAGCCCAAGAGCCAGGATATTGGTCTACCTGAGGCTGTTGGTCAAACTGTACATGTTTCTGTTCAGACAGAACAACTCCACATTCAACCAGGTTGTGCTGAAGAGGCTGTTTATGAGTCACACCAACCGACCACCTCTGTCCCTTTCCCAGATGATCCAGAAGATAAAGCTTTCTGACCGGGAAAACAGAAAGGATGTGGCTGtgg aacccaccactTCCGGACACATGGGGACCATAACGGATGACGTACGGGTTCAGGAAGTGCCCAAACTGAAGGTGTGTGCACTGCGCATGACCAGCCGGGCCCGCAGCGGCATCCTCGGGGCCGGGGGCAAGATCCTCACTTTTGACCAGCTGGCCGCTGACGCCCCCAAAGGCTGTGGCACCGTCCTGCTCTCTGGTCCTCGCAAGGGCCGAGAGGTGTACCGGCATTTTGGCAAGGCACCGGGAACCCCACACAGCCACAACAAACCATACAGCCACACCAAACCATACATCCACTCCAAGGGCTGGAAGTTCGAGTGCACCAGAGGCCTACTGGCCAGCCAAGGCTACAAAAACTAA